One segment of Leptospiraceae bacterium DNA contains the following:
- a CDS encoding response regulator transcription factor: METLKIIIVEDNLKLRKALKQGLEETGKVTVLYDCDNGDSALQQCRKSDIDVLLFDVQIIGPNGIESAILIRKEFPRKPVVFYSIQDDDTYFRDFRRSGILSHYAYVKKSNYLLPSMIAPLLRDAYSGRSFIDPEIESRVQEVKYTDENSPMALLEPNEREVAKLLSLGLSNEQIAFKMGVKDKRTISRINGQIYTVWGLADNATDEKVARTRASLIVRENKLLLWSDKGLVTYLNEKEEEIKWE; the protein is encoded by the coding sequence ATGGAAACCTTAAAAATCATTATTGTAGAAGATAATTTAAAATTGCGAAAAGCACTCAAGCAGGGTTTAGAAGAAACAGGAAAAGTTACAGTATTGTATGACTGTGATAATGGAGATTCTGCACTACAGCAGTGTCGTAAGTCTGATATAGATGTTTTACTGTTTGACGTACAAATCATTGGTCCAAATGGAATTGAGTCTGCTATTTTGATCCGAAAAGAGTTTCCGCGTAAACCAGTAGTTTTTTATTCCATTCAAGATGACGATACTTATTTTCGAGATTTTCGTCGTTCAGGGATACTTAGTCATTATGCGTATGTCAAAAAGTCCAATTATTTACTTCCCTCTATGATTGCTCCTCTATTGCGTGATGCTTATTCGGGTAGAAGTTTTATTGATCCAGAAATCGAATCAAGAGTGCAAGAAGTAAAGTATACAGACGAAAACTCACCTATGGCACTATTAGAACCGAATGAAAGGGAAGTTGCAAAATTACTTTCCCTTGGATTGAGTAATGAACAAATTGCTTTTAAAATGGGAGTTAAGGACAAAAGAACTATTAGCCGCATAAACGGTCAAATTTATACAGTATGGGGACTTGCGGATAACGCAACTGATGAAAAGGTTGCCAGAACTCGCGCAAGTCTAATAGTTAGAGAAAATAAACTTTTACTTTGGTCGGACAAAGGTTTAGTAACTTATTTAAACGAAAAAGAGGAAGAAATAAAATGGGAATAA
- a CDS encoding DUF1564 family protein gives MIVFQNSNKYFLEKIEEENHTVSTLLIPKRLLPNFYCLVNKHGAGNITVYLRNLLIMYRTLTHSGMIPNPVKLKTEYQEEGQNLCRVGFRPNNSDWIELGELALAFGKSRCWLFVHLLKLDIMGLWYLLVRAGLDSAVPTLPKLELKIFWSLEPVLKTFARSYHVKV, from the coding sequence ATGATCGTATTTCAAAATTCAAACAAGTATTTTTTAGAAAAAATCGAAGAAGAAAACCACACAGTATCAACACTCCTCATTCCAAAACGTCTATTGCCAAACTTTTATTGTTTAGTCAATAAACATGGAGCCGGAAATATTACCGTCTACCTAAGAAACCTCCTTATTATGTACCGAACTCTGACCCACTCCGGTATGATTCCTAACCCTGTAAAACTTAAAACCGAATACCAAGAAGAAGGGCAAAACCTATGTCGTGTCGGATTTCGTCCGAATAACTCCGACTGGATTGAACTTGGTGAACTAGCTCTAGCATTTGGTAAATCTCGCTGTTGGTTGTTCGTCCATCTACTAAAGCTTGATATAATGGGATTGTGGTATCTTCTCGTCCGAGCTGGCTTGGACTCTGCAGTTCCAACACTCCCCAAACTAGAACTAAAAATTTTCTGGAGTTTAGAACCAGTCCTGAAGACCTTTGCACGTAGTTACCATGTAAAGGTGTAG
- a CDS encoding M23 family metallopeptidase encodes MNILFLSVKIYFWKNSLDTSTKFKQDSFISILQNLISLLVLFCIVSSQPLFADRKAARLTDFSKKKQSTKTIASLSSHSTPKKIARLIEYTKKKPLPKSSKPSSPIKPVSTKPSREPSNESEKPQITNIERVYEGKEYVVKIRARKFKQGELMFVRLQANEAGVDLSQLQKYNLYWMKKKVDMIVLNNEYMGFVPIHPELKPGTYDLEIRTDENAETYKVCPVLIEANKFKETRVAETLRLPKRFAPSKGGGPGPIKFILECEKIKRSAFQSETTPFFTDNFHLPAKIKKITSNFYARRNYFTKKGKPHGGIDIRGASGDPIHAIQDGKVVISRPMYFEGIFTVIDHGSKIFSLYMHQSETLVREGETVKRGQLIGKIGSTGMSTGPHLHLGLKVDNVLVNPMSVIHLKIF; translated from the coding sequence ATGAATATCTTATTCTTGTCAGTAAAAATTTATTTTTGGAAAAATTCATTGGATACTTCAACAAAATTTAAACAGGACAGCTTCATTTCCATCTTACAAAATCTAATTTCCCTTCTCGTTTTATTTTGTATTGTTAGTTCCCAACCTCTATTTGCCGACCGCAAGGCAGCAAGGTTGACCGATTTTTCCAAGAAAAAACAGTCAACAAAGACAATAGCAAGTCTATCTTCTCATTCTACTCCCAAAAAAATTGCGCGTTTAATTGAATATACAAAAAAGAAACCTCTTCCTAAATCCTCCAAACCTTCTAGTCCTATAAAGCCTGTTTCTACAAAACCTTCTAGAGAACCATCTAATGAATCAGAAAAACCTCAAATTACAAACATTGAGAGAGTTTATGAGGGAAAGGAATATGTAGTCAAAATTAGAGCTAGGAAATTTAAACAAGGTGAGTTGATGTTTGTGCGTTTACAGGCAAATGAAGCCGGAGTAGATTTATCTCAATTACAAAAATACAATTTATATTGGATGAAGAAAAAGGTAGATATGATTGTATTAAATAATGAGTATATGGGTTTTGTTCCTATTCATCCTGAATTAAAACCTGGAACCTACGACTTAGAAATTAGAACAGATGAAAACGCTGAGACCTATAAAGTATGTCCCGTTCTGATTGAAGCCAATAAATTCAAAGAAACAAGAGTCGCTGAAACATTAAGACTTCCGAAACGATTTGCCCCGAGTAAAGGTGGTGGGCCTGGTCCTATTAAATTTATTTTAGAATGTGAAAAAATAAAACGTTCTGCTTTTCAATCAGAAACTACACCTTTTTTTACGGATAACTTCCATTTGCCTGCAAAAATTAAAAAAATAACTAGTAACTTCTATGCGCGTCGAAATTACTTTACGAAAAAAGGAAAACCGCATGGAGGAATTGATATTCGTGGAGCATCTGGTGATCCGATTCATGCAATTCAAGATGGCAAAGTAGTAATTTCTCGTCCCATGTATTTCGAGGGGATATTCACTGTTATAGATCACGGTTCTAAAATTTTTTCCCTCTATATGCATCAGTCAGAAACTCTTGTTCGTGAAGGGGAAACAGTAAAACGAGGTCAGTTGATTGGAAAAATTGGATCTACTGGAATGTCTACCGGTCCGCATTTACATTTGGGACTTAAAGTGGATAACGTTCTAGTAAACCCAATGTCTGTAATTCACCTTAAGATTTTTTAG
- a CDS encoding transcriptional repressor, producing MNKKNPQDKMNYNPEIAKEMEIFNEFLRKKDLKVTSQRMLVAETIFSIHQHFTADSLLELLKDHRDEISKATIYRILTIMVEAKLLAEHDFGRDYKYYEHIIGHEHHDHIICTDCGRIVEFVVPEIEEMQQKAALDKGFTIQGHRLNIYGICKKKPDCEYLTKKS from the coding sequence ATGAATAAAAAAAATCCACAAGATAAGATGAACTATAACCCTGAAATTGCAAAGGAGATGGAAATTTTTAATGAATTTTTAAGAAAAAAAGACTTAAAAGTAACCTCTCAGAGAATGCTTGTGGCAGAAACTATTTTTTCCATCCACCAACATTTTACAGCGGATAGCCTCTTAGAATTATTAAAAGACCATAGAGATGAAATTTCAAAAGCAACGATATACAGAATTCTAACGATTATGGTCGAAGCAAAACTTCTCGCGGAACATGATTTTGGACGTGATTATAAATACTACGAACATATCATTGGACATGAACACCATGACCATATAATCTGCACAGATTGCGGGCGAATTGTAGAGTTTGTTGTACCTGAAATCGAAGAGATGCAACAGAAAGCCGCATTAGATAAAGGATTTACGATCCAAGGACATCGATTAAATATCTATGGAATCTGTAAAAAGAAACCTGATTGCGAGTATTTAACTAAAAAATCTTAA
- the folP gene encoding dihydropteroate synthase — translation MIVFGILNVTTDSFSDGGEFLEEARAEQKGHTLIGEGAGVIDISAQSSNINAIQINPETEWNRISKLIQKFQTNGYKISVDTYKPFVIQKSIEANVDYINCINSFRDKESLEILSENKKNIPELILMYSQNNGDLAEANSNLTTLTIMDSIYRFFETKISELLRIGVPEDKLIFDPGMGLFLGADPMLSIEVLKNISEFKKRFGRILVSVSRKSFIGNLLDGIPPKERSAGTLATEIYLYKQNIDFIRTHDVKQLNQGIRMLEILS, via the coding sequence ATGATAGTTTTCGGAATTTTAAACGTTACAACTGACTCTTTTTCAGATGGTGGAGAGTTTTTAGAAGAGGCCAGAGCAGAACAGAAAGGACATACATTAATTGGCGAAGGAGCTGGCGTCATTGATATAAGCGCACAATCTTCAAACATAAATGCGATCCAAATTAATCCAGAGACAGAATGGAATCGGATTTCTAAATTGATTCAGAAATTTCAAACGAATGGGTATAAAATTTCAGTTGATACATACAAACCATTTGTAATCCAAAAATCCATTGAAGCAAATGTAGATTATATCAATTGTATAAATTCCTTTCGCGATAAAGAATCCCTAGAAATTCTGTCCGAAAATAAAAAAAATATACCAGAACTTATTTTAATGTATTCCCAAAACAATGGAGATTTAGCAGAAGCTAATTCAAATTTGACTACTCTTACAATCATGGATTCCATCTATCGATTTTTTGAAACTAAAATTAGCGAATTACTGAGGATTGGCGTTCCAGAAGATAAACTTATCTTTGATCCCGGTATGGGATTATTTTTAGGAGCAGATCCAATGCTTAGTATAGAAGTTCTAAAAAATATATCTGAATTCAAAAAAAGATTCGGTCGAATTTTAGTATCAGTATCTCGTAAATCTTTTATTGGAAACCTTTTAGACGGAATTCCTCCCAAAGAAAGAAGTGCAGGTACCCTTGCTACAGAAATTTATCTATACAAGCAGAATATAGACTTTATCCGCACACACGATGTAAAACAATTAAACCAAGGAATACGAATGTTAGAGATATTAAGTTGA
- a CDS encoding MaoC family dehydratase N-terminal domain-containing protein: protein MKQIESLPFKEAAPQTAVDTNSIIKKTYGRYLEEYKEGEVFIHPRAFTIDFSFAQEFATTFMEANPLFLSRPYAQAHGFKDMLVSPLMVFNLALSIGVQNDSEKAMANLGYYNVQFLSPVYPGDTLTGSTKVLKIDDKGPDKPGIVHVRTLCLNQNNEVVLQYERKIMIFHSNGKPKGDSKPGNPSSFFPETDKPIVKLPSLTYPKDFREVTWESTYFDSFKPGQIYIHSNGRTITDEHYAWTYRVGNTHPLHYDQLYSKSLTGAMSGEPIVYGGLVFAWLIGMASRDLSENMLWDLGYTEGYHTQPSISGDTVTSISRILSVEDVGDKYGIPAGEVHIQFIGLKNVKAGAAFEKYGADLFIKENDKKKLGKEKISEKIFEIERKFVIKKKPV from the coding sequence ATGAAACAAATTGAATCTTTGCCTTTTAAAGAGGCTGCCCCACAAACTGCTGTTGATACAAATTCGATTATCAAAAAAACTTACGGTAGATATTTAGAGGAATACAAAGAAGGAGAAGTTTTTATACACCCAAGAGCGTTTACTATTGATTTTTCTTTTGCTCAAGAATTTGCGACTACATTTATGGAGGCTAACCCTCTATTTCTCTCTCGTCCTTATGCACAGGCACATGGTTTTAAAGATATGCTTGTTAGTCCTCTTATGGTATTTAATTTAGCTTTATCGATTGGAGTTCAAAACGATTCTGAAAAGGCAATGGCTAACCTTGGATACTACAATGTTCAATTTTTATCTCCCGTGTACCCCGGTGATACGTTAACCGGTAGCACAAAGGTTTTAAAAATAGATGACAAAGGTCCTGATAAACCGGGAATCGTTCATGTTCGCACACTTTGTTTAAATCAAAATAATGAAGTCGTGTTACAGTATGAGCGCAAAATTATGATTTTCCACTCAAATGGAAAACCAAAAGGAGATTCTAAACCTGGAAATCCATCTAGTTTTTTTCCAGAAACAGATAAACCGATAGTCAAACTTCCATCACTTACTTATCCAAAAGATTTTAGAGAAGTTACATGGGAGTCTACTTATTTTGATTCTTTTAAGCCGGGGCAAATCTATATTCACTCTAATGGTAGAACCATTACCGATGAACATTATGCTTGGACCTACCGAGTTGGAAATACTCATCCATTGCATTATGATCAATTGTATTCTAAAAGTCTAACTGGTGCTATGAGTGGCGAGCCAATTGTTTACGGTGGACTTGTATTTGCTTGGTTGATTGGAATGGCTTCGCGGGATCTTTCAGAAAACATGCTTTGGGATCTTGGATATACGGAAGGATATCATACGCAACCTTCTATCAGTGGTGACACTGTAACATCCATTAGCCGCATTCTTTCTGTAGAAGACGTTGGTGACAAATACGGAATACCTGCTGGGGAAGTTCATATTCAATTCATTGGACTTAAAAATGTAAAAGCTGGGGCTGCATTTGAAAAATATGGAGCCGATCTTTTTATTAAAGAAAATGACAAAAAGAAACTAGGCAAAGAAAAAATTTCTGAGAAAATTTTTGAAATCGAACGTAAATTCGTAATTAAGAAAAAACCAGTTTAA
- a CDS encoding NADPH:quinone oxidoreductase family protein yields MKAYVAENWCEPEELVYKDVEDPTPKEGEVVMDIKASGMNFPDMLLIQGKYQMRPKRPFSPGIEVSGVISAIGEGVTKWKVGDKAMGLCWLGGYAEKVAIAEKNIYPMPEKMSFEEAAGFIVTYQSSYFAIVVRAKLQAGETMLVHAGAGGIGSSAIQIGKALGAKVYATAGSEEKLEVIRNLGADLALNYNEATWSKKIRKEYGGVDVVIDPVGGDAFDKSILCTNFEGRIVVVGFTSGRIPTLAVNMLLLNNISVMGVYWNLYQNDHPDQIQKCVTQLNEWYVQGKVKPLVYKTYPLKDAPKALREVGTRKTYGKTILLP; encoded by the coding sequence ATGAAAGCATATGTAGCAGAAAATTGGTGTGAACCGGAAGAACTCGTTTATAAAGATGTAGAAGACCCAACTCCAAAAGAAGGAGAAGTGGTAATGGATATAAAAGCAAGTGGAATGAATTTTCCTGATATGCTTTTGATTCAAGGCAAATACCAAATGCGGCCAAAACGTCCCTTCTCTCCTGGCATTGAGGTATCTGGTGTAATTTCTGCCATCGGCGAAGGTGTAACTAAGTGGAAAGTTGGCGATAAAGCTATGGGTTTATGCTGGTTAGGCGGTTATGCAGAGAAAGTAGCCATAGCGGAAAAGAATATTTATCCGATGCCAGAAAAAATGAGTTTCGAGGAAGCAGCAGGATTTATTGTAACCTACCAATCTTCCTATTTTGCAATAGTCGTTCGTGCAAAATTACAAGCAGGGGAAACCATGTTAGTCCACGCTGGAGCCGGCGGAATAGGAAGTTCCGCAATTCAAATTGGAAAGGCTCTTGGTGCAAAAGTGTATGCAACAGCTGGAAGTGAAGAAAAACTAGAAGTCATTCGTAACCTTGGTGCCGATCTGGCTCTTAATTATAATGAAGCCACCTGGTCGAAAAAAATTCGTAAAGAGTACGGAGGAGTTGATGTAGTCATTGACCCTGTAGGCGGAGATGCATTTGATAAATCTATATTATGCACAAACTTTGAAGGAAGGATTGTAGTCGTAGGATTTACCAGTGGCAGAATTCCGACACTAGCGGTTAATATGCTTTTACTCAATAATATTAGCGTAATGGGAGTTTATTGGAACTTATACCAAAACGATCATCCAGATCAAATTCAAAAATGTGTAACACAATTGAACGAATGGTATGTACAAGGAAAAGTAAAACCTTTGGTATATAAAACATATCCGCTAAAGGATGCACCAAAGGCATTACGAGAAGTCGGAACAAGAAAAACTTATGGGAAAACAATTTTATTGCCATGA